One stretch of Arachis duranensis cultivar V14167 chromosome 1, aradu.V14167.gnm2.J7QH, whole genome shotgun sequence DNA includes these proteins:
- the LOC107484666 gene encoding uncharacterized protein LOC107484666: MAGEDSFIVLVHHRGSIKRKTRSGVKFIDKDPLCIIMSFTTSYDDLARSVLQKLGLEGVKQVKKFFYRIPITVLQDTVKYDCFTIGSDEDLQVMFLCRRQFPEVRTPELLAKLVDVVSSSGGSNWNTNTLATVAGSSSSPTFASFAVPAYEPPAPPVASPSFAVDLNGSVGNEVGTAKLVLTSVHCAAPAGAGDELFDDVEDDDVDPDMIADDSDDDIAIHYVNG, from the coding sequence ATGGCTGGTGAGGATAGTTTTATAGTGTTGGTCCACCACAGAGGATCGATTAAGAGGAAAACTCGGTCAGGTGTCAAGTTCATCGATAAGGATCCTCTCTGTATTATCATGAGTTTTACGACGAGCTATGATGACCTTGCTAGGTCTGTATTGCAGAAACTTGGTCTAGAAGGTGTTAAACAGGTTAAGAAGTTTTTCTATCGCATTCCAATCACGGTGCTCCAAGATACCGTGAAGTATGATTGCTTCACAATCGGGAGTGATGAGGACTTGCAGGTCATGTTTCTTTGTCGCCGGCAGTTTCCCGAAGTGCGGACACCGGAGCTGTTGGCAAAGCTGGTTGATGTGGTGTCCAGCTCGGGGGGTTCAAACTGGAATACCAACACTTTAGCGACGGTTGCTGGTTCTAGCTCAAGTCCTACCTTTGCATCTTTCGCAGTCCCTGCGTACGAGCCACCCGCCCCGCCTGTCGCCTCCCCTTCGTTCGCTGTTGATCTCAACGGCAGTGTTGGCAACGAGGTTGGAACAGCGAAACTTGTACTTACCTCTGTACACTGTGCTGCACCGGCTGGAGCTGGAGatgaattgtttgatgatgtAGAGGACGATGATGTCGATCCGGATATGATTGCTGATGATAGTGACGATGATATCGCCATTCATTATGTCAATGGTTAG
- the LOC107484480 gene encoding light-harvesting complex-like protein 3 isotype 2, chloroplastic — protein sequence MQLQAMSTTMASFSPPSRFTATPSSSSSSSSQHSIPHLLNAFLPLRPRPRPKNTPLLLFSPLKAASDNGVGTAVELPPPTEQQAVPEPPPPAAVGTNGSVGGAVAEEVKSVVSGFVDPRWVGGTWDLKQFQKNGNTDWDAVIDAEARRRKWLEDNPESSNNENPVVFDTSIIPWWAWMKRFHLPEAELLNGRAAMVGFFMAYLVDSLTGVGLVDQMNNFVCKTLLFVAVVGVLLIRKNEDVETLKKLWEETTFYDKQWQATWQEDENSSTSKKE from the exons ATGCAATTGCAGGCCATGTCCACAACCATGGCATCTTTTTCTCCTCCATCACGCTTCACAGCCAcaccttcttcctcttcttcttcttcctcacaaCACTCCATACCCCATCTTCTCAATGCCTTCCTCCCTCTCCGGCCCAGGCCCAGGCCCAAGAACactcctttgttgctcttctctCCCTTGAAGGCTGCTTCTGACAATGGGGTTGGAACTGCAGTGGAACTACCGCCGCCGACGGAGCAGCAGGCTGTGCCGGAGCCTCCTCCACCGGCGGCGGTAGGGACAAATGGGTCCGTTGGTGGTGCGGTGGCTGAGGAAGTGAAGTCTGTTGTGAGTGGTTTTGTAGACCCCAGATGGGTTGGAGGGACGTGGGACTTGAAGCAGTTTCAGAAAAATGGCAATACCGATTGGGATGCTGTTATCGATGCTG AGGCTAGGAGGAGAAAATGGCTTGAGGATAATCCAGAATCATCCAACAACGAGAATCCTGTAGTTTTCGACACCTCCATCATACCTTGGTGGGCATGGATGAAAAGGTTCCATCTCCCTGAAGCTGAATTACTCAATG GTCGTGCTGCAATGGTAGGATTCTTTATGGCCTATCTGGTTGATAGTTTGACAGGAGTGGGTCTAGTTGATCAAATGAACAACTTCGTTTGCAAAACTCTTCTGTTTGTAGCAGTGGTGGGAGTTCTTCTGATCCGAAAGAACGAGGATGTCGAAACTCTTAAGAAGCTTTGGGAGGAGACAACATTTTATGACAAACAATGGCAAGCAACTTGGCAGGAGGATGAGAACTCAAGCACTTCCAAAAAAGAGTAG
- the LOC107484673 gene encoding uncharacterized protein LOC107484673, whose product MAKQKAVVLIYGDWDESYNELPRWVLGVQVMMPGSIAVLRTSPVRVGGQLDESKAYFHRLFWTFPPCIEAFRHYKPLVSINGTHLYGKYGGTLLVAIAQDGNSNILPVAFALVEGITAYRAFCIHHVAANFALTFKGKDARRLLMNAAYAKIGVEFHYWFDILRSEDPAMCDWANRIEYSLWTQYCDEGRRFGHMTTNISECVNSFLKGVRNLPVCSLVKATYGRLAEHFVRKGREVQAQLGTGQQFSQHLVKCIEANLKTARCFTVTLYDRDNLEYTVVETTPTGSFSLGSYRVSLGSQTCDCGYFQELHFPCPHALACCAFSRVTWHSYVHPVYRLSNVFSVYQMGFRPPIPEGFWPPYDGLTVIPDPNKRRAREGHPRSTRIRTNMDEADPNRPKRCGLCRQPGHTRRNCPQVGGSQGGQS is encoded by the exons ATGGCAAAGCAGAAGGCTGTTGTGCTCATTTATGGTGACTGGGATGAGTCTTATAACGAGCTCCCAAGGTGGGTGTTAGGAGTGCAGGTGATGATGCCTGGTTCTATTGCAGTTCTTCGGACTAGCCCTGTTCGAGTTGGGGGACAGCTGGACGAATCTAAGGCATACTTTCACAGACTGTTCTGGACTTTTCCACCGTGTATCGAGGCATTTCGTCATTACAAGCCGTTGGTTAGTATTAATGGGACCCATCTATATGGCAAGTATGGGGGTACTCTGCTTGTTGCGATTGCACAGGACGGGAACTCCAACATACTCCCTGTTGCATTTGCACTAGTTGAGG GCATAACGGCATACCGAGCTTTCTGCATTCATCACGTAGCAGCAAATTTTGCCCTCACCTTCAAGGGTAAAGACGCAAGGAGgcttctcatgaatgctgcctaTGCTAAAATAGGGGTCGAGTTTCATTACTGGTTTGATATTCTTCGCTCTGAGGATCCGGCGATGTGTGATTGGGCAAACCGGATTGAGTATTCATTGTGGACACAGTATTGCGATGAGGGCCGGAGATTCGGTCACATGACGACGAATATATCTGAGTGTGTGAATTCATTCCTCAAGGGTGTGAGGAACCTTCCTGTATGCTCCTTGGTGAAAGCAACGTATGGTCGGTTGGCCGAACATTTTGTACGCAAGGGGAGAGAGGTGCAGGCCCAGCTGGGTACCGGACAACAATTCAGTCAACACCTTGTTAAATGTATCGAGGCCAACTTGAAGACGGCAAGGTGCTTCACAGTTACTTTGTATGACAGGGACAACTTGGAGTACACGGTCGTAGAGACCACTCCTACTGGTTCTTTCTCCCTTGGTAGCTACAGGGTCTCACTCGGATCTCAGACATGTGATTGCGGATACTTCCAAGAACTTCATTTCCCTTGTCCGCACGCACTGGCATGCTGTGCCTTCTCACGAGTCACTTGGCACTCCTACGTCCACCCTGTTTATCGACTCAGTAACGTTTTCAGTGTTTATCAGATGGGATTCAGACCTCCAATCCCAGAGGGTTTCTGGCCACCATATGATGGGCTGACGGTAATACCGGACCCAAACAAGAGGCGTGCAAGGGAGGGTCATCCCAGGTCTACTCGGATACGGACGAACATGGACGAGGCAGATCCAAACCGGCCTAAGAGATGCGGGTTATGTCGGCAACCCGGACACACTCGTCGAAACTGTCCACAGGTCGGAGGTAGCCAGGGAGGACAGTCATAG
- the LOC107484488 gene encoding glutamate dehydrogenase A — protein MNALAATNRNFQRAARILGLDSKLEMSLLIPFREIKVECTIPKDDGTLVSYVGFRIQHDNARGPMKGGIRYHPEVDPDEVNALAQLMTWKTAVADIPYGGAKGGIGCNPRDLSISELERLTRVFTQKIHDLIGIQRDVPAPDMGTNAQTMAWMLDEYSKFHGHSPAVVTGKPIDLGGSLGREAATGLGVVYATEALFAEHGKTIADHTFVIQGFGNVGTWAAKCVHERGGKVIAVSDVTGAIKNPNGIDIPALLQHKQDDGNLKDFPGADTMDPDELLVHECDVLMPCALGGVINKENAADVKAKYIIEAANHPTDPEADEILSKKGVVILPDIYANAGGVTVSYFEWVQNIQGFMWDEEKVNHELKKYMTKAFRDIKSMCKVHNCDLRMGAFTLGVNRVARATLLRGWEA, from the exons ATGAACGCTCTTGCAGCCACCAACCGCAATTTCCAACGTGCAGCTCGAATCCTGGGATTGGATTCCAAGCTTGAGATGAGTCTCCTCATACCCTTCAGAGAGATCAAA GTTGAATGTACGATCCCGAAAGATGACGGAACTCTGGTCTCATATGTTGGGTTCAGGATCCAACATGACAATGCTCGTGGCCCTATGAAAGGAGGAATCCGTTATCACCCTGAG GTTGACCCTGATGAAGTGAATGCTCTAGCTCAGCTGATGACGTGGAAGACAGCCGTAGCCGACATACCATATGGAGGAGCAAAGGGTGGCATTGGCTGCAATCCGAGGGACCTCAGTATCAGTGAGTTAGAACGGCTAACTCGGGTCTTCACCCAAAAGATTCATGATCTTATTGGCATTCAGAGAGATGTTCCTGCCCCTGATATGGGAACAAATGCGCAG ACCATGGCATGGATGCTTGATGAGTATTCAAAGTTTCATGGGCATTCTCCTGCAGTTGTGACTGGGAAGCCTATC GATCTTGGAGGTTCATTAGGAAGAGAGGCTGCAACTGGTCTTGGAGTGGTTTATGCGACAGAGGCATTATTTGCTGAGCATGGGAAGACAATTGCTGATCATACATTTGTGATCCAG GGATTTGGAAATGTGGGAACTTGGGCTGCTAAGTGTGTTCATGAGAGAGGGGGTAAGGTGATAGCTGTGAGTGACGTCACAGGtgctattaaaaatccaaatggCATTGATATCCCTGCCCTTCTGCAACATAAGCAAGACGATGGAAACTTGAAAGACTTCCCTGGAGCAGATACCATGGACCCAGATGAATTGCTTGTTCATGAGTGCGATGTTCTTATGCCATGTGCCTTGGGTGGAGTTATAAACAA gGAAAATGCTGCAGATGTAAAGGCAAAATACATCATAGAAGCTGCAAATCACCCTACTGATCCCGAAGCTGATGAG ATCTTGTCCAAGAAAGGAGTTGTTATTCTACCCGATATTTATGCCAATGCCGGTGGAGTGACCGTTAGCTACTTTGAATGGGTTCAG AATATTCAAGGCTTTATGTGGGATGAAGAGAAGGTGAACCATGAGTTGAAGAAGTACATGACAAAGGCTTTTAGGGATATTAAGTCAATGTGCAAAGTTCATAATTGTGACTTGAGAATGGGAGCCTTCACCCTTGGAGTTAACCGTGTTGCTCGTGCTACACTTTTGAGGGGTTGGGAAGCTTAA